The following coding sequences lie in one Thalassoglobus polymorphus genomic window:
- the ndk gene encoding nucleoside-diphosphate kinase, whose protein sequence is MALEKSLILLKPDAVQRRLCGEIITRLENKGLKLIAMKMLQVTKELAAQHYEEHVEKPFYPMLEEFITSGPVVAIVVEGPEAVSVVRGMMGKTNGRESAPGTIRGDFGLSRQVNLIHGSDGPEAALREIGIYFQAEEVLSYKSSLDEWVCASDEL, encoded by the coding sequence ATGGCACTCGAAAAATCACTGATCCTGCTGAAGCCTGACGCCGTGCAGCGTCGCCTTTGTGGTGAGATCATCACTCGCCTCGAAAACAAAGGACTCAAACTCATTGCAATGAAAATGTTGCAAGTGACCAAAGAGCTCGCAGCACAACACTACGAAGAACACGTTGAAAAACCGTTCTACCCGATGCTCGAAGAGTTCATCACCTCAGGCCCAGTCGTCGCGATCGTCGTGGAAGGTCCAGAAGCAGTCAGCGTCGTCCGTGGAATGATGGGAAAAACCAACGGCCGCGAATCTGCTCCCGGGACAATCCGCGGAGACTTCGGACTCTCCCGACAGGTCAACCTGATCCACGGTAGTGATGGCCCCGAAGCTGCTCTTCGAGAAATCGGTATCTACTTCCAGGCCGAAGAAGTCCTCAGCTACAAATCTTCCCTCGACGAATGGGTTTGCGCCAGCGACGAGCTATAA
- a CDS encoding NADP-dependent methylenetetrahydromethanopterin/methylenetetrahydrofolate dehydrogenase — MKKILIQFDTDSLPSSFDRVVAIDSGVDELFSYGGVTPENIEPLIHGAIFTRSAEELSNTAIFISGSNVEAGERLLSKIQDTFFGPMRVSVMIDSNGSNTTAAAAVRCASKHLDFNTTEALILGGTGPVGHRCGQILAAQGATVRIASRSEERAQVTCAEIRHVVPEAKVVPCEFSDEGVAAAVDGINLIIAAGAAGVQFLTGEEVEGIETLKVAIDVNAVPPVGLEGISPTDDAAEVNGATSYGAFGVGGLKMKTHRAAIEKLFTTNDQILNAAEIYNIAGSV; from the coding sequence ATGAAAAAGATTCTCATTCAGTTCGACACTGACTCTCTTCCATCCTCGTTCGATCGGGTTGTGGCCATCGACAGCGGTGTGGATGAACTCTTCAGCTATGGAGGAGTGACTCCTGAAAACATCGAACCGCTCATTCATGGCGCGATTTTTACTCGCAGCGCCGAAGAGCTCAGCAATACAGCCATCTTTATCAGTGGCAGTAATGTTGAAGCAGGAGAACGCCTCCTCTCGAAAATTCAGGACACCTTCTTCGGCCCGATGCGGGTCTCCGTAATGATTGATTCGAACGGTTCCAATACGACAGCCGCCGCCGCAGTTCGGTGTGCGTCGAAGCATCTCGATTTCAATACGACTGAAGCGCTCATCCTCGGTGGAACCGGTCCAGTCGGTCATCGCTGTGGGCAAATCCTTGCAGCTCAGGGAGCAACAGTTCGCATCGCCTCCCGCAGCGAAGAACGTGCTCAAGTCACCTGTGCAGAGATTCGCCACGTGGTCCCCGAAGCCAAAGTGGTCCCTTGCGAATTCTCCGATGAGGGAGTCGCAGCCGCTGTCGACGGCATCAATCTTATCATTGCTGCCGGTGCTGCTGGCGTTCAGTTCCTCACAGGTGAGGAAGTCGAAGGGATCGAAACGTTGAAAGTCGCTATCGATGTCAACGCTGTCCCACCTGTTGGCCTGGAAGGCATCAGTCCCACAGATGATGCAGCAGAGGTCAACGGTGCGACCAGCTACGGTGCCTTCGGTGTTGGCGGCTTGAAAATGAAAACTCACCGTGCCGCAATCGAAAAACTCTTCACCACAAACGATCAAATCCTCAATGCAGCAGAGATTTACAACATCGCCGGAAGCGTTTAA
- the fae gene encoding formaldehyde-activating enzyme, translating to MSFQVGEALVGEGNEVSHIDLIIGDKSGPAGIAFANALSTQSQGHSNLLAVLEPNLAVKPATVMVTKVTIKGAKQAVQMFGPAQRAVADAVAESVAEGTIPKDQAEKLCIICGVFIHWEADDDQKIYQYNYEATKLSIERAMKNEPSADEMVAKKDTSAHPFFAKS from the coding sequence ATGTCATTCCAAGTTGGTGAAGCCCTGGTGGGCGAAGGTAATGAAGTTTCGCACATCGATCTGATCATCGGTGACAAAAGTGGTCCTGCTGGAATCGCATTTGCCAATGCACTTTCAACACAGTCACAAGGCCATAGCAACTTGCTGGCTGTGCTCGAGCCAAATCTGGCTGTGAAACCAGCAACAGTGATGGTCACCAAGGTGACAATCAAAGGTGCAAAGCAAGCAGTTCAAATGTTCGGCCCTGCTCAACGTGCAGTTGCCGATGCAGTCGCAGAAAGCGTCGCTGAAGGGACGATTCCTAAAGACCAGGCTGAAAAGTTGTGCATCATTTGTGGTGTCTTCATTCACTGGGAAGCAGACGACGATCAGAAGATTTATCAGTACAATTACGAAGCGACGAAGCTCTCCATCGAAAGAGCGATGAAGAACGAGCCAAGTGCCGATGAGATGGTCGCCAAGAAGGACACTTCAGCTCACCCATTCTTTGCAAAGAGCTAA
- a CDS encoding DNA translocase FtsK, whose protein sequence is MIDYQRLKNDLLALGLFAATLFVALALFSYDSADPPSTSVYPARTYVTNLCGPTGAVIAHLLVNAFGLGAWFLLVSLFCIDMGLFSRKQLADPVVRIIGALTMLISLCLLLHLTVPNLPNSPLIGSGGYLGAWGRVLLMENFSIVGSIVIIATLFCVGMILATETLFFRIVYRVLFAPLFWCVRAIYIKKQRPPVSDIAVEKTAARKLKPELEVESEAEPEGEPEPAGIVEVVEESRVPTEFKVNAPLTAKGAGQGLMGSLFKPKVRERLEQVDLPSLDILEEAEEFPFELLAKKAQEAAVVLERTFEEFGLNVKVAEIDTGPVVTQFELTLEPGLRISKVVNLADDLAVALRVPAVRVVSPIPGKNTVGVEVPNEKQVTVRLKELAETMSAEADKMAVPIFLGKDVSGRPLVVDMTKMPHLLIAGRTGTGKSVCLNTLITSILMTRTPDEVRMLMIDPKMVELSPYTRIPHLMNPVITDMKKAEAVLAWAVDKMEERYDLLAKVGVRHLDSYNKLGREKVLDRMGIAEGDEEADDVPDRMPYIVIVADEMADLMMTNGKEVESHIIRLAQKSRAVGIHLVLATQKPTVDVITGLIKSNLPARISFQVASRTDSRVVLDEMGAERLLGNGDMLYLAPGTSSVTRAQGTYVSDEEVNSVIEFYSDYEPRYSPEIEQATKAAMTAGPGGGGVSTERDAMYQQAVSVVLSEGRGSVSLLQRALGVGYGRAARMVDHMAEDGIVGDYNGSKCREVICSFEEWEARQESMEMAM, encoded by the coding sequence ATGATTGATTACCAACGTCTGAAAAATGATTTGCTGGCGCTGGGCTTATTCGCTGCGACACTGTTCGTGGCACTCGCCTTGTTCAGCTACGATTCGGCGGACCCCCCGTCGACGTCGGTTTACCCTGCGCGGACATACGTCACCAACTTGTGCGGACCGACCGGGGCTGTCATTGCCCATCTCTTAGTGAACGCATTCGGCCTCGGGGCATGGTTTCTTCTGGTGAGTCTGTTCTGCATTGATATGGGATTGTTCTCCCGTAAACAGCTCGCGGATCCAGTCGTTCGCATCATCGGAGCATTGACGATGTTGATCTCGTTGTGCCTGTTGCTGCATCTCACAGTTCCGAATCTCCCCAATTCTCCCTTGATCGGAAGCGGAGGCTACCTGGGCGCGTGGGGGCGGGTTTTGTTGATGGAGAATTTTTCCATCGTTGGCTCCATTGTGATTATCGCTACGCTCTTCTGTGTCGGAATGATCCTGGCAACGGAAACGCTATTCTTTCGGATTGTCTACCGGGTTCTCTTTGCTCCGCTCTTTTGGTGTGTGCGTGCGATCTACATTAAAAAACAGCGACCTCCTGTCAGTGATATCGCCGTTGAAAAAACAGCCGCTCGCAAACTTAAGCCCGAGTTGGAAGTTGAGTCAGAGGCAGAACCTGAAGGTGAACCGGAACCAGCGGGGATCGTTGAGGTCGTTGAAGAATCCCGCGTCCCGACTGAGTTCAAAGTGAATGCTCCTCTCACTGCCAAAGGTGCGGGGCAAGGGTTGATGGGCAGCTTGTTCAAACCGAAAGTGCGTGAACGTTTGGAGCAAGTCGACTTGCCCTCTCTCGATATTCTCGAAGAAGCCGAAGAGTTTCCGTTTGAGTTGCTGGCGAAGAAAGCACAGGAAGCGGCTGTCGTTCTTGAGCGAACGTTTGAAGAGTTTGGGTTGAATGTTAAAGTCGCAGAGATTGACACCGGTCCGGTTGTTACTCAGTTTGAGCTGACACTTGAGCCGGGATTAAGAATTTCGAAAGTCGTCAACCTGGCTGACGACTTGGCGGTCGCATTGCGCGTCCCTGCGGTGCGCGTTGTCTCTCCGATCCCTGGAAAGAACACTGTCGGTGTGGAAGTCCCGAATGAGAAACAAGTAACTGTGCGGTTGAAAGAACTCGCTGAAACAATGTCTGCAGAAGCAGATAAAATGGCGGTTCCGATCTTCCTCGGGAAAGACGTCAGCGGTCGTCCGTTGGTTGTCGACATGACCAAGATGCCGCACTTGTTGATTGCTGGTCGAACGGGAACTGGAAAATCTGTTTGTCTGAATACGCTCATTACCTCAATCCTCATGACGCGAACACCGGACGAAGTGCGGATGTTGATGATCGATCCGAAGATGGTCGAACTCAGCCCTTACACTCGGATTCCACACTTGATGAATCCTGTGATCACCGACATGAAGAAAGCGGAAGCGGTCCTTGCGTGGGCTGTCGACAAGATGGAGGAACGCTACGACTTACTGGCTAAAGTCGGGGTACGACATCTCGACAGCTACAATAAACTTGGTCGTGAAAAAGTCCTCGACCGAATGGGGATCGCTGAAGGGGACGAAGAAGCAGACGATGTCCCGGACCGCATGCCGTACATCGTGATTGTCGCTGATGAAATGGCAGACTTGATGATGACGAATGGCAAGGAAGTCGAATCGCACATTATTCGTCTTGCCCAGAAATCACGAGCAGTCGGAATCCATCTCGTCTTGGCAACTCAGAAGCCAACGGTCGATGTCATTACCGGTTTGATCAAATCCAACCTGCCAGCAAGAATTTCCTTCCAGGTTGCTTCGCGAACTGATAGCCGCGTGGTTCTCGACGAAATGGGAGCCGAGAGACTGCTCGGAAACGGAGATATGCTCTATCTCGCTCCGGGAACCAGTAGTGTGACTCGTGCACAAGGAACGTACGTCAGCGACGAAGAAGTGAATTCGGTTATCGAATTCTACAGCGATTACGAACCTCGTTACTCGCCTGAAATCGAACAAGCCACTAAGGCTGCGATGACGGCCGGGCCGGGTGGAGGAGGCGTTTCAACTGAACGCGATGCGATGTATCAGCAGGCTGTTTCAGTTGTTTTAAGTGAAGGTCGCGGAAGTGTTTCGTTACTGCAGCGTGCACTGGGAGTTGGCTACGGCCGAGCTGCGAGAATGGTTGATCACATGGCAGAAGATGGCATCGTGGGTGACTATAACGGCTCAAAATGCCGTGAGGTGATTTGCAGTTTCGAGGAATGGGAAGCACGCCAGGAATCCATGGAAATGGCGATGTAG
- a CDS encoding MotA/TolQ/ExbB proton channel family protein, producing the protein MNQLLVVAGPVIYVAMALAALYGVFCAVLLFRKISQKRFSSASQSGEFLDEVRDKLYRRDFDGIVELCDSPPYWSKALAQMILVALAHRDRGLSKLRILLAEKYERDVLADLEYRFSWIGTIVKTAPMLGLLGTVSGMILAFGKIAGSGESGVNPADLADDISFALLTTACGLMIAIPLTMLGAAVQVKKGKMTDAVQEDLSEFLHDLEKVMAEG; encoded by the coding sequence ATGAACCAGCTTCTCGTAGTAGCAGGACCAGTGATTTATGTTGCAATGGCACTCGCAGCACTGTACGGAGTCTTCTGTGCCGTTCTCCTGTTTCGAAAAATTTCACAGAAACGTTTTTCAAGTGCATCCCAATCGGGAGAGTTTTTAGACGAGGTCCGAGACAAGCTCTATCGCCGCGATTTCGACGGGATCGTCGAACTTTGCGATTCCCCTCCATATTGGAGCAAAGCACTTGCCCAGATGATATTGGTCGCTTTGGCTCACCGAGATCGTGGGCTCTCAAAGTTACGTATCTTGCTGGCAGAGAAGTACGAGCGCGATGTCCTCGCCGATCTGGAATATCGCTTTTCGTGGATTGGAACGATTGTCAAAACGGCTCCCATGCTCGGGCTGCTCGGAACCGTTTCGGGGATGATTCTGGCGTTTGGAAAAATTGCTGGTTCCGGAGAATCGGGAGTCAACCCGGCAGACCTGGCTGACGACATCAGCTTTGCACTCCTCACCACTGCCTGCGGTTTGATGATTGCCATCCCACTGACCATGCTGGGGGCGGCTGTGCAGGTCAAGAAAGGGAAGATGACCGACGCAGTTCAGGAAGACCTGAGTGAATTTCTGCACGACTTAGAAAAAGTGATGGCGGAAGGCTGA
- a CDS encoding ExbD/TolR family protein, with protein sequence MASTFGKSKRIQTDDEDLDITPMIDVTFLLLIFFMVTSNMKQSATVNIPRAKHGESVPTSQAVILTIFKTDGDPEVYLSDGTKDNGPVGMEEVTAYVSAGVADGKKYIIIKADKDLPSGFVEEVARAANEVDDTELTFFIGIIDKK encoded by the coding sequence GTGGCCTCGACATTTGGGAAATCGAAGCGAATTCAAACAGACGACGAAGATCTGGACATTACGCCCATGATCGACGTGACGTTTCTGTTGCTAATTTTTTTCATGGTCACTTCCAACATGAAACAGTCAGCGACCGTCAACATTCCCCGCGCCAAGCATGGTGAGAGCGTCCCCACTTCACAGGCCGTCATCCTGACAATTTTCAAGACTGACGGCGATCCGGAAGTTTATCTCTCGGACGGGACGAAAGATAACGGTCCAGTCGGCATGGAAGAGGTGACAGCATATGTTTCAGCGGGTGTTGCTGACGGGAAGAAATACATCATCATCAAAGCAGATAAAGATCTTCCTTCCGGGTTTGTGGAAGAAGTTGCGCGGGCCGCGAATGAAGTGGATGACACCGAGTTAACCTTTTTCATCGGAATCATAGACAAAAAGTAG
- a CDS encoding biopolymer transporter ExbD has product MPIIFRCSNCGQKLSVTRKKAGKAVTCPECVQRITVPAPKELSESHEPEDADASGKLELELVRNEQAQLSESEIQTEWSKKRNPWIESEEEEDDDFNLGSADLEESGLDMTPMVDVTFLLLIFFMITASFSMQKSQPATPPEPDEEGVSQSVTMEDLEEESVVVELDEENTIRVDDVPVSGIGELTDVLAAKIGNEGKTEMLIEAHPNAKHGLVVAVTDAGIEVQMQRIRRAVKKSDD; this is encoded by the coding sequence ATGCCAATCATTTTCCGTTGTTCTAACTGTGGGCAAAAGCTCAGCGTCACTCGCAAAAAAGCGGGCAAGGCGGTGACATGCCCAGAGTGCGTACAACGAATTACGGTTCCTGCTCCCAAAGAACTCTCGGAAAGTCACGAACCGGAAGATGCGGATGCTTCTGGCAAATTAGAACTTGAGCTTGTTCGCAACGAACAGGCTCAGCTTTCTGAGTCAGAGATTCAGACGGAATGGTCCAAGAAACGGAACCCGTGGATCGAAAGTGAAGAAGAGGAAGACGACGACTTCAACTTAGGATCGGCCGATCTGGAAGAGTCCGGCCTGGACATGACCCCCATGGTAGACGTCACGTTTTTGCTACTCATCTTCTTTATGATTACCGCGTCATTCAGCATGCAGAAATCGCAGCCTGCAACTCCGCCAGAGCCAGACGAAGAAGGGGTTTCTCAATCGGTCACAATGGAAGACCTTGAAGAAGAATCGGTCGTTGTCGAGCTTGATGAAGAGAACACAATCCGGGTGGACGACGTCCCGGTTTCGGGCATCGGAGAATTGACCGATGTTCTCGCAGCGAAAATTGGAAACGAAGGGAAAACAGAAATGCTCATCGAAGCACACCCGAACGCGAAACATGGCCTTGTCGTCGCTGTCACTGATGCCGGAATTGAAGTGCAAATGCAACGAATCCGACGTGCGGTGAAGAAGAGTGATGACTAA
- a CDS encoding outer membrane protein assembly factor BamB family protein: MAFLEIVHISGEVDQMKLSKQQPLTIGSHTSTDITIDEDSVEIMHCRISWGKGGYEAVAAGTEPIEVNGNLVQRTLLKAGDTLRFGSVDIRYRDNKEDGHNAVEDEHQEERGLKPLSEEIPVPRTPSQKASPEVDEINEDDLIEDDLEILDDDDDVSPGGVDIASGLAALAAAESQGSGKSSRKKKPKSKSKPKQKPKAEGQSKQPASKPSTTAAAKEKAAPESPEPSSAPKPAEISREDDQLSPRLREAMRNRQRRPGEEDPFRSPLVLALTGGAAALMLTGAIFYFIASRQTAQQQFDQANALYEESKFQPAIEEFQKFAAAYPRLDLTVKAKTLAGLARVRKEIDVAAPKFEEGLTQLRLFIRENSDRDDEFEALHPEIVTHARTISLEAAQAAGKQHNADLLKISREARTILNTYAPKDNPPKETLDQIENALRASEAEILKNDVYKDHVDRMSKALANEDPAKTHPLEALKIRRDLLVRYPQNSPNDRGGFARDKKVVELFNKALTLEQKKVVESKNDIEAVVEDDETTAVPLTLVFHGRTRTDEVSVGKSVIVLAKDCCYGVDFVTGEPIWRRVIGFDTPFFPIQESQLPSVILFDTNNLELVRLNQTTGQLIWKQQLNDFVTGRPLLVDNTIYVSTESGRFLAVDLATGLIAGQLNFSQPISSCVELEDEQHLFLAGNEEVCYTISKRPLACVKVSYLGQQPASVDSPLLEMGPYVLMIENKTNSARLRLMNVAKADEPATEVASAVIGSRVIDDPVIRGRNLFVPATGELIYAFSVSDDPGQPPLTTGPIFDGQGSKGDSINLLTGPNGQVWMATDALNRLQLSTDSLQPDGSPAAPGVATQPLQMVSGYLLNARRRAYTDAVTFTRTNRDDMTSDWQVVLGGELLAITGSTGDSINIAAINEAGQAFKIGSRQLSGGKFVTDASVRLPLHQDLETPLVGAKISGNRIAVACGNPEPRLWIINAAGQIEGSPRIPEPVQAAPASLGDRVVLPLNGRLHVVRLSGQSAVQDYLLPTGEEHEWKSLAAVGDDQLVAVTKKGLAILLKIQPTPRPHLAEVAKLELGAAVLTDVAATESMIAIADASKKLTLFDTVRLDPIASRTFSQPITSTPQLVDNVVYAEAGSKQFHAMKPDDLSDLFTSPLKSVSVTGIAKSGPKLIVAQQNGIVSEMNPETGEITKEHNLRSVLSAGPLHIGDELFVITIDGTMFRLDITK; the protein is encoded by the coding sequence ATGGCGTTTCTGGAAATAGTTCACATCTCGGGTGAAGTCGATCAGATGAAGCTGTCCAAGCAGCAACCCCTGACGATCGGAAGCCATACATCGACTGACATTACCATCGATGAAGACAGTGTCGAAATCATGCACTGTCGTATCAGTTGGGGAAAAGGTGGTTATGAAGCAGTCGCTGCCGGGACGGAACCGATTGAAGTCAACGGAAACCTGGTCCAGCGAACCTTGCTGAAAGCGGGAGACACACTCCGTTTCGGCTCGGTGGATATCCGTTATCGCGACAACAAAGAAGATGGACACAATGCCGTCGAAGATGAACATCAAGAAGAACGCGGTTTGAAGCCGTTGTCGGAAGAAATCCCTGTTCCGAGAACTCCTTCTCAAAAGGCCTCACCTGAAGTGGATGAAATTAACGAAGACGACCTGATCGAAGACGATCTAGAAATTCTTGACGATGACGACGATGTCTCGCCAGGAGGAGTCGATATCGCTTCTGGGTTAGCCGCTCTTGCCGCTGCCGAAAGCCAGGGGAGCGGGAAATCGTCAAGGAAGAAGAAACCTAAATCCAAATCAAAACCGAAACAAAAACCGAAGGCAGAAGGCCAATCAAAGCAACCAGCAAGCAAGCCTTCAACGACCGCTGCAGCGAAAGAGAAAGCTGCTCCCGAAAGCCCTGAACCGAGCAGCGCCCCCAAGCCTGCGGAAATCTCTCGGGAGGATGACCAACTCTCTCCACGACTTCGCGAGGCAATGCGGAATCGGCAGCGACGCCCCGGAGAAGAAGACCCGTTTCGCTCACCGTTAGTCCTTGCACTGACTGGTGGTGCGGCAGCCCTGATGCTCACAGGAGCGATCTTCTACTTCATCGCTTCGCGACAAACCGCACAACAACAATTCGACCAGGCAAACGCCCTCTACGAAGAAAGCAAGTTTCAACCAGCGATTGAAGAGTTTCAAAAATTCGCAGCCGCATACCCTCGCCTCGACTTGACGGTCAAAGCCAAAACCCTTGCTGGACTCGCACGAGTCCGAAAAGAGATCGACGTCGCTGCTCCTAAGTTTGAAGAAGGCCTGACGCAACTTCGGCTCTTCATTCGAGAAAATTCAGATCGCGATGACGAGTTCGAGGCGCTACACCCAGAAATTGTCACACACGCCAGGACGATCTCTCTCGAAGCTGCCCAGGCAGCGGGAAAACAACACAATGCCGATTTATTAAAAATCTCACGCGAAGCACGAACCATCCTGAACACCTACGCCCCGAAGGACAATCCTCCCAAGGAGACTCTCGATCAAATTGAAAACGCGTTACGTGCCTCCGAAGCAGAGATCCTGAAAAACGATGTCTACAAAGATCACGTAGACCGCATGTCGAAAGCTTTGGCAAACGAAGACCCAGCGAAAACCCATCCGTTGGAAGCACTGAAAATCCGCCGTGACCTACTGGTTCGCTATCCACAAAACTCTCCCAATGACCGAGGGGGTTTCGCCAGAGACAAAAAGGTCGTCGAGCTCTTCAACAAAGCTTTGACGCTTGAGCAAAAGAAAGTTGTCGAATCGAAAAACGACATCGAAGCCGTTGTCGAGGATGATGAAACGACAGCGGTTCCGTTAACGCTGGTGTTCCATGGACGAACTCGCACCGATGAAGTCTCTGTTGGGAAGTCCGTGATCGTGCTCGCCAAAGATTGCTGCTATGGCGTTGACTTCGTCACTGGCGAACCAATCTGGCGACGTGTCATCGGATTCGACACACCCTTCTTTCCGATCCAGGAGTCACAACTCCCCAGCGTTATTCTGTTCGACACCAACAACCTTGAGCTGGTCCGATTGAATCAAACAACTGGTCAACTCATCTGGAAGCAGCAGCTCAACGATTTCGTGACTGGCCGCCCATTATTAGTCGACAACACGATTTATGTTTCGACCGAATCAGGACGATTCCTGGCAGTCGATTTAGCAACCGGACTGATCGCTGGTCAGCTCAATTTCTCGCAACCAATTTCAAGTTGTGTTGAACTGGAAGACGAACAACATCTGTTTCTCGCAGGGAATGAAGAAGTTTGCTACACGATCAGTAAACGCCCCTTGGCATGCGTGAAGGTGTCGTATCTCGGACAACAACCTGCTTCAGTCGATTCTCCACTCCTGGAGATGGGACCGTACGTCCTGATGATCGAAAACAAAACCAACTCCGCAAGGTTGCGGCTGATGAACGTGGCGAAAGCTGATGAACCTGCCACAGAAGTCGCTTCTGCCGTGATTGGCTCTCGCGTGATTGACGATCCTGTGATCCGCGGACGCAACCTGTTCGTCCCCGCAACAGGCGAGTTGATTTACGCATTTTCCGTTTCAGACGATCCAGGTCAGCCACCGCTGACAACAGGGCCAATCTTTGATGGACAAGGGAGCAAGGGGGACAGCATTAACCTTTTGACTGGTCCCAACGGTCAAGTCTGGATGGCAACCGACGCACTGAATCGGCTGCAACTCTCGACCGATTCGTTACAACCAGACGGCAGCCCAGCCGCTCCGGGTGTCGCCACGCAGCCGTTACAAATGGTTTCCGGATACCTGCTGAATGCTCGACGTCGCGCCTATACCGACGCAGTGACATTCACCCGCACGAACCGGGACGACATGACCAGTGACTGGCAGGTTGTCCTCGGTGGAGAGCTTCTGGCAATCACGGGGAGTACGGGAGATTCCATTAACATCGCTGCCATCAACGAAGCGGGGCAAGCGTTCAAAATCGGAAGTCGCCAACTTTCCGGAGGGAAGTTTGTGACAGACGCTTCGGTTCGTCTCCCCCTGCACCAAGACCTGGAAACCCCTTTAGTCGGTGCGAAAATTTCGGGGAACCGCATCGCAGTTGCCTGTGGAAACCCAGAGCCGAGGCTTTGGATCATCAACGCTGCCGGGCAAATCGAAGGTTCTCCACGAATTCCCGAACCTGTCCAGGCTGCTCCGGCATCACTGGGAGACAGGGTGGTCTTGCCGCTGAACGGACGATTGCATGTCGTCCGACTCTCCGGACAATCAGCCGTTCAGGATTACCTGCTGCCGACTGGTGAAGAACATGAATGGAAGTCGTTAGCCGCCGTCGGTGATGATCAATTAGTGGCAGTCACAAAGAAGGGCCTTGCGATTCTACTGAAAATCCAACCGACACCACGCCCCCATTTAGCAGAGGTCGCGAAACTGGAATTAGGCGCAGCCGTCCTCACCGACGTCGCTGCGACTGAGAGTATGATCGCAATCGCAGATGCATCGAAAAAATTAACACTGTTCGACACAGTTCGGCTTGACCCGATCGCTTCACGAACATTTTCGCAACCGATTACTTCCACTCCGCAACTGGTCGACAACGTCGTTTACGCAGAAGCGGGAAGTAAACAATTTCATGCAATGAAGCCGGACGATCTCTCAGACCTGTTCACATCACCACTCAAATCTGTTTCGGTGACCGGAATTGCCAAAAGCGGACCGAAGTTGATCGTTGCACAGCAGAACGGAATCGTGAGTGAAATGAACCCGGAAACAGGTGAAATAACGAAAGAACACAACTTAAGGTCCGTATTGAGTGCCGGGCCACTTCACATTGGCGACGAACTGTTTGTCATCACAATCGATGGCACAATGTTCCGTCTGGACATCACCAAGTAA